The Arachis hypogaea cultivar Tifrunner chromosome 14, arahy.Tifrunner.gnm2.J5K5, whole genome shotgun sequence genome has a segment encoding these proteins:
- the LOC112742075 gene encoding uncharacterized protein isoform X3 — translation MGQAISKTVAIAEILKKRISQLHQDTAISSVSITDVWEPIEEGLVPVEMTRHVSMISITLSTRELNKNSPGYQAPLNVEQPKPQFNYQQQLVKQAPAPYNAVNEDSYGRGRGRGRGRGRGRGRNWGRGGYGYQGGYGNYQGGYGYYQGGYYQDNGGYTNRGRGGGRGRGWGYRTGYDGGRGGGAGYEGGRGGGAGYEGGRGGGAGYDGVRAGGYERGRGGNRGYGRGRGRIGGRTRGGGGGNQV, via the exons ATGGGACAAGCAATCAGCAAGACAGTTGCCATTGCAGAGATTTTAAAG AAGAGGATTTCTCAGCTGCACCAAGATACTGCCATCAGCTCGGTCAGCATAACAGATGTGTGGGAACCGATTGAAGAGGGTCTTGTACC TGTTGAAATGACTCGTCATGTCTCTATGATCTCAATCACCTTATCAACTAGAGAATTAAACAAAAACTCTCCAGG GTATCAAGCTCCACTTAATGTggaacaaccaaaaccacaattCAATTATCAACAGCAACTGGTAAAGCAAGCACCTGCTCCGTATAATGCTGTAAATGAAG ACTCTTATGGCCGTGGTCGAGGTCGAGGACGGGGACGGGGGAGAGGCAGAGGAAGGAATTGGGGGAGGGGTGGTTATGGTTATCAAGGTGGTTATGGAAATTATCAAGGTGGATATGGTTATTACCAGGGTGGGTATTATCAAG ATAATGGTGGGTATACAAATCGAGGCCGAGGAGGTGGGCGAGGCAGAGGTTGGGGGTATCGTA CAGGTTATGATGGTGGTAGAGGTGGAGGTGCAGGTTATGAAGGGGGAAGAGGCGGAGGTGCAGGGTATGAGGGTGGAAGAGGCGGAGGTGCAGGTTATGATGGAGTCAGAGCTGGTGGTTATGAAAGGGGCAGAGGTGGAAATAGGGGTTATGGCCGTGGTAGGGGACGTATTGGAGGACGTACAAGGGGTGGTGGTGGCGGCAACCAGGTGTGA